The DNA sequence GTGCGTGGCGAGGGCCAGCAGCAGATGGGCCATCGCCTCCGAGGACTGCACCACGGCGGTGTTGAAGAACGTGCCCTGGAGGTAGTACGCCCGCTCCCGCTCGGTGAGCAGCGACGGCAGCGGCACCGGCGGTGGCGCGCTCGCCAGCCGGTTCCGCAGATACCCGGTGAGCCGGTCGCGCCGGTCCATATGGCGCAGGCTGGTGCACTTCAGGGCGCTGACCACGTCCTCGGCGTTGCCGACGATCAGATCCCGGACGTGGCGTGGGCACGGTTCGCGGAAGACCACCTCGTAGTAGACCTCGGCCCACACCGGCATCATCAGATCGCGCAGCCGCACCCGGTGCTCCCGGGCGCCGGACCGGCCGGCCCCCTCGTCGAGCTCGTCGAGCACCCGCCGGGTGCGGCGCCGGACCAGCTCGGTCCACTCCTCCCGGGAGAGCCCGGCGAGGATCCGCCGGGTCGTCCTGGCCACCTCCTCGTACCGCGGGCCCGGCTCCAGGTGCTCCTGGTGGACTTCGGGGCCGGGGGAGAGCCAGTACCAGAAGAGGTCGGACAGGGCGGCGCCACGGCTGCGGCCGTTCGCGGCCGGATGCCCGTAGACCCGCTTGAACTCCTCGGCGGGCACCTCGCGGCCGGGCGCCGGGATGCCCTCCTCGCCGTTGACCCGGGCGAACAGGCGCACCCGCAGGGCGACCACCAGCCGGGGCAGCCAGTACGGGAGGCTGGCCGTCAGCCCCACCGCCGCCGCACCGGCGACCGGCCGGCCGACGCCGCTCATGAGACCACCCCGCCGGGCCGGGCGGTGTCCGCGCCGGGGAGGGGCAGCGGCGGCGGCCCCCAGGCCGGGGCGCGCACCAGATCCGGGGTGAGGTCCTGGACGCCGCAGGCGCCGCACAGCGCCAGGGCCTGGTCGACCTCCTCGCGCAGCAGCTCCAGCAGCCGCCGCACCCCCTTCTCCCCGCCCTCGGCCAGGGCCCACATCACCGGGCGGCCGATGCCCACGGCGGACGCCCCGAGCGCCAGCGCCTTGACCACATCGGTGCCCCGCCGCACACCGCCGTCCAGCACGACCGGGACGCGTCCGGCGACCGCCGCGCGGATCTCTGGCAGCAGCTCGACCGTGGCGGGCACGGTGTCCAGCTGACGGCCCCCGTGGTTGGACAGCAACAGCCCGTCGGCACCGTGGCGCACCGCCAGCCGGGCGTCCTCGGGGTGCAGGACGCCCTTGAGCAGGATCGGCAGCGAGGTGATCCCGCGCAGCCAGTCGAGGTGCGCCCAGGAGATCTCCGGCGACATGGCGATCGAGCGCACCCGGCCGCCCTCGTGCGGATCGACCATGTGCGCACAGCGCAGCCCGTCCGGCAGGTCCAGGAAGCCGTTGCGCAGATCGCGTTCGTGCGCGCCGCGCACCGGGGAGTCCACGGTGACCACCAGGGCGGTGCACCCGGCGTCGGTGGCCCGCCGCACCAGGGCCTCGGTGAACTCCAGGTCGGGCTGGAGGTAGAGCTGGAACCACAGGGGCGCCGGGGCGCCGTCCGCGCCGGCGCCACGGGCGGCCTCGGCGATGTCCTCCACCGCCACCGTGGACGCCATGGACACGATCATGATCGCTCCGGCGGCCGCGGCCGCGCGGGCGGTGGCCAACTCCCCTTCCTCGTCGCAGAGTTTGTGGAAGGCGGTCGGTGAGAGCAGGACCGGGGTCCGCGCCCGGCTGCCGGCCACGGTGACCTCCTGCGTCCGTACCGCGCTGCCGCGCAGCACCCTGGGCAGCAGCCGCAGCCGCCGGAACGCCTCTTCATTGGCCCGTACGGTGATCTCGTCCCCCGCTCCGCCGGCGATGAAGTCGGCGTGAACGGGGTCGAGTCTGGTCCGGGCGGCGGTTTCGAAGTCCTGGACGGTCATCAGCACGGGGCCGGGTCACCGCCCCGCGCCGGACGGCTGACGGTCCAGCTCACGGGCGAAGAACTCGACCAGCGGGGCGTAGTGGACCTTCGGGTGGTCCCACTCGTTCTCCAGGTTCTCGGCCATGTGGTGTGTGCCGAGGAGCTCACCGTCGCGGAAGTGGCGGATCACCGGATGCAGATAGGAGGCGTCGAGGGCCTGCTCGACCGAGTTCTGCGCCGACCGGCGCACCGAGATGTCGAACGGGTCGACCTTGTCGTGGTCGGGGCCGTACTCCAAGGTGACGAGGAAGTAGCCGGCGCCCTGGGTCAGCGGGGCGCCATGGGCGTAGGCGACCGGCACCTCCTCGTGGTAGCGGCTCTCGCCACCGGCCGGCGTGACCAGCAGGTCCCCGATCACACCGAACTGCTGCCACAGCGCGGAGCTCCGGTTGACCCGGGCCACCACGGCGTCCGCGAGCGCGGTCGGATCGGTGGCGACCGGCCGGTGCGGCCAGGGGCGGTCGTGGTGGCGTTCGTCGAGGATGCGGCTCAGCGCGCGGACGGCGTAGCGGAAGCCGTGGATGAAGCCGTTGGTGGACTTCTTGAAGTCGCGCTGCTGGGTGAGGGTCCCGGCGAAGTACAGACCGGGCACGTTGACCGACTCGTACGCCGGGGTGAGTTCGGCGAAGCGGTCGTTGATGACCAGCTCGGGGCGGCACTCGGGGTCGAACGGGGAGGCGTCGAAGCGGAATCCGGTGCATACGATGACGCGGTCGTAGGTGAGTTCCTTCACGACCTCGTCCGCCCGGGAGAAGCTGAACCGCACGTGGTACCGGCCGCCCTCGCCCGGCTCCTTCTCGATCGACAGCACATTGCCGTCCAGCACGGCGTTCTGCGATTTGAGCTGGTAGGTGTCCAGGAAGTTGTTGTTGACGGCGCGCAGATGGCCCACGTAGTGGGTTTTCCACGCCAGCTTCAGGGTGTGCGGCCCGGCCACATGGATGACGGCGGCGGTCTCGATGAGGTTGTCGGCCGTCTCCAGCGCGGAGTTGCCCTTGCCGAGGATGAGCACCCGCTGGTTGGTGAAGTCCTCGGGGTCCACCGATACGTCGGAGTAGTTCTCGGTGGTCTCGATGCCGGGCACGTCGGGGATGTAGGGCAGGCTCACGCCGGTGGCCATCACCAGCCGGCGGCCGTGGTGGTCCCGGCCGTGCTGGTCGGTGACGGTGAAGCCGTCGTCGGCACGGCGGATCCGCACCGCACGGGTGTCATAGGCGATGTCGAGGCCGAACGCCTCGGCGAAGTCGGCCAGATAGCGCACGAAGTCGTCGGCGGGCGGGAAGTAGCGCTTGCTGTAACGGGTGAACAGCAGCTCGGGGTCCGGGGAGAGCAGGGAGTTCCAGTCCATCCGGAGGTTGAACTCGGCGTCATCGGTGCCGGTGTGCACCTTGTTGCTGGATATCAGCTGCCGGTGGCGGGGGTAGGTCCGGAAGAACGTGCCGGGTCTGCTTCCGGCCTCCAGGATGCGGTAGCGATGCCCCGCCGCACCTAAGTGCTGGCCGAGCTGCAGGCCGGCGGGGCCGCCACCGATCACCAGGTAGTCGAGGGTCTCGGAAGAGTGGAGAGAGGTGTTGTGCACAGTGCCTTCCTTCCAGGAGCGCGATGCCAGGGGGGAAGCCGTCACAATTTCCTTTAAATCTCAACAACCACTCTAGTGAGATGTTCTCAACCTCAGCAACATCGAAAACAGGCCAGTGTGATCGTCTCGTGACCACTCGGCCGTCTCGGCCGCCTCAGACCGCGGACCAGCCGTTGTCGACGGGCAGGATGACGCCGTTGACATTGCTGGCGGCGTCGGAGGCGAGGAAGACGATGGCGGCGGCCTGCTCCTCGGCCGTGGCGATCCTGCCGATGTTCGTGGCGTGCGCGCCGATGACCGCCGGGCCGTGGGTCCCGGGCCGGGCGTCGACCCGGATGCCGGTCGCGGTGCCGCCCGGGGCGATGGCGTTCGCGCGGATGCCCTGGTCCCGGTACATCACGGCGAGGGACTTCACCAGGCCCACCACACCGTGCTTGGAGGCGGTGTAGGCGGTACCGGCCGCACTGCCGCGCAGCGCCGCCTCGGACGCGGTGAAGACGAGCGCGCCCCGGCCCGCGGCCAGCATATGGGGCAGCGCGGCCCGGGTGAGCATGAAGGGTGCTGTCAGATTGACCCGCAGAACACGGTCCCATTCGGCGTCGTCGGTGTCCGCGGCCGCCGAGAAACGGTCCATGATGCCCGCGTTGTTGACCAGGACGTCCAGGCCGCCGAACTCCGCCACGGCCGTGGCCACGACCTGGTCCACCACCCGCTGGTCGCCGAGGTCGCCGACGACCGCGCGGGCGGTGCCCCCCTGGGTGCCTATGGCCGTGACGACCTGCTCGGCGCCGTCCCGGTCGAGGTCCGCGACCAGCACCTTCGCCCCCTCCCGGGCGAGCGCCAGGGCCGTGGCCCGGCCGATTCCCGACCCCGCGCCGGTGACGACGACGCCGCGACCCTCAAGTCCGGTGCTGCTCAACGGTGTTCCCTTCCTCGTGTGTTTCCGTTACCAGGTGCCGTTACCAAGTTCCGTCAACAGGTTCCGTTACCAGGTCACGGGCAGTTCGTAGACGCCGTAGACCGATCCGTCGTGTTTGAACGGGATCCGCTCCAGCTCCATGGCTGGCCGCAGGGTGGGGATACGGCGGTAGAGGGTGCCGTAGACGACCTGGAGCTCCATCCGGGCCAGTGGCTGGCCCA is a window from the Streptomyces luomodiensis genome containing:
- a CDS encoding cytochrome P450 — protein: MSGVGRPVAGAAAVGLTASLPYWLPRLVVALRVRLFARVNGEEGIPAPGREVPAEEFKRVYGHPAANGRSRGAALSDLFWYWLSPGPEVHQEHLEPGPRYEEVARTTRRILAGLSREEWTELVRRRTRRVLDELDEGAGRSGAREHRVRLRDLMMPVWAEVYYEVVFREPCPRHVRDLIVGNAEDVVSALKCTSLRHMDRRDRLTGYLRNRLASAPPPVPLPSLLTERERAYYLQGTFFNTAVVQSSEAMAHLLLALATHRPVQERLLSGEEDADYLDHVINETLQHFPLFGVAHRITTGEIPRAGRPPIPAGSVLLFNYPEYQRSGAGAQERFDPDRWLSADTRPSSFIPFGVTANRPCPARGFAVLTMRAAAEEVLRRFRLASSAEHTRSLPSRGPCLLIPHTTRRTPPVWGPARRAVKLAGMRLGDRWAAIPRSLTQLVLGGYMVWDARRQGLCRNYFATASGGSAAPAVADR
- a CDS encoding alpha-hydroxy acid oxidase, which encodes MTVQDFETAARTRLDPVHADFIAGGAGDEITVRANEEAFRRLRLLPRVLRGSAVRTQEVTVAGSRARTPVLLSPTAFHKLCDEEGELATARAAAAAGAIMIVSMASTVAVEDIAEAARGAGADGAPAPLWFQLYLQPDLEFTEALVRRATDAGCTALVVTVDSPVRGAHERDLRNGFLDLPDGLRCAHMVDPHEGGRVRSIAMSPEISWAHLDWLRGITSLPILLKGVLHPEDARLAVRHGADGLLLSNHGGRQLDTVPATVELLPEIRAAVAGRVPVVLDGGVRRGTDVVKALALGASAVGIGRPVMWALAEGGEKGVRRLLELLREEVDQALALCGACGVQDLTPDLVRAPAWGPPPLPLPGADTARPGGVVS
- a CDS encoding NAD(P)-binding domain-containing protein: MHNTSLHSSETLDYLVIGGGPAGLQLGQHLGAAGHRYRILEAGSRPGTFFRTYPRHRQLISSNKVHTGTDDAEFNLRMDWNSLLSPDPELLFTRYSKRYFPPADDFVRYLADFAEAFGLDIAYDTRAVRIRRADDGFTVTDQHGRDHHGRRLVMATGVSLPYIPDVPGIETTENYSDVSVDPEDFTNQRVLILGKGNSALETADNLIETAAVIHVAGPHTLKLAWKTHYVGHLRAVNNNFLDTYQLKSQNAVLDGNVLSIEKEPGEGGRYHVRFSFSRADEVVKELTYDRVIVCTGFRFDASPFDPECRPELVINDRFAELTPAYESVNVPGLYFAGTLTQQRDFKKSTNGFIHGFRYAVRALSRILDERHHDRPWPHRPVATDPTALADAVVARVNRSSALWQQFGVIGDLLVTPAGGESRYHEEVPVAYAHGAPLTQGAGYFLVTLEYGPDHDKVDPFDISVRRSAQNSVEQALDASYLHPVIRHFRDGELLGTHHMAENLENEWDHPKVHYAPLVEFFARELDRQPSGAGR
- a CDS encoding SDR family NAD(P)-dependent oxidoreductase, translated to MSSTGLEGRGVVVTGAGSGIGRATALALAREGAKVLVADLDRDGAEQVVTAIGTQGGTARAVVGDLGDQRVVDQVVATAVAEFGGLDVLVNNAGIMDRFSAAADTDDAEWDRVLRVNLTAPFMLTRAALPHMLAAGRGALVFTASEAALRGSAAGTAYTASKHGVVGLVKSLAVMYRDQGIRANAIAPGGTATGIRVDARPGTHGPAVIGAHATNIGRIATAEEQAAAIVFLASDAASNVNGVILPVDNGWSAV